From the genome of Nicotiana tabacum cultivar K326 chromosome 2, ASM71507v2, whole genome shotgun sequence:
agcacctcgggtacttgagggaaataatttccttaaggacacattgTGCATTCAGTGAGCTCGATttattctgaaattattttcaGATATTATTTCGATATTCTGTTGTTGCTAactttctatttctattttatgTTTCAGAAAGTTTATTGTTTCATTATTCATTATAGTAATACAGATTAGCTAACATTAAGAACAAAGAAGACAATatacaaagaaaaaaatcaaGCCCAACCCTGTTTGTAACGTCGGAAAAGTTGTTCAGTTTGGGCGTTTCTGAATGCACAGCAGGCAATGAGATATACCCAAATGAGAACCACCACAGTTATGATGAGAATGACATTAACTTTCCTCCATTCTTTTCTGATATTTCCCAGCAAACCAGCTTTGCACGCATCACAGTTGTAGCACAGTTGGTTTGGGTCATTGTTCCAGATGGAGCAATCTGGGTCTGCTATTGTGTTTGTTGGGTTATTCCAGACCGTTGGGTTCATATACTGGTATCCACATATTGTTGGAGGTTTACAACATCCAGACTGCACAATTTGGAGAGAACAAAAAGCAAATGGTAAACAAAGAGAATATAAAGCTAAATATATTTGTAAACTACTAGTTGCATCATAACTTATGCTTACTAAACACTATCGACATTTATTGTGCTACCTAGTTGacatacttgaaaagaaaaacgAGTTCAGATCGCCTTTAGATTAGACCCTGAATTCCTATAGTGTCTTGTGAAGCCAAAACTTGTCAATCCCAAACCCCTTCACGGAGTAAGATGATTGTTGAGGGGGAGGAGGATGGGGACCGTGCAAAGCCACTTTATGCTTGAGACACTAAAGGTCCCAAACAAACATATTAGATGCAGAAGCTAGCAACTACTATATACTAGTTAGTAACCTTCATTATCTTGTACTATGTATAGAAATAACAATATCTGAACTCCATGATTCCAGAGTGATTTCCTAGGGTAGTCAAGTACATTTGTCCACCTAACAAGTGGAAACCAGAAAGAGCGGTCACTACTAGTGTCGTCTATGGAAAAAGCAAATGCCAAGAGGCCCATAAATAGTTAGAGAGGTTCAAGATCACAGACCGGTAGTTCCTATATATTGCATACAGCCAATGGTCAGCTCTTCATTCATAGCACCATGATTAATGGACATGCTCTGTGCTAAAGAAAAAATCTTTTTGATCTAGGTTCAAATTAACTCGATCAATCCAAGCCCCTCCATCTTGGTCCTATCGGCATGAGATCGAAACAGGACTTAGGAAAATTTTTGTATTCCACACAAGACCTTAGCACACTTAAATCTCTCCAGTATGACAGCATAGAAACAATAAGCTACAAGAATGCCAAGTCCTAAGTAAGATTCATACTATCTTTCGTGCAAATATGATTGCATTCAATTTGAACAAAAAGTTCTCAACAGACATTGATGTGGTGAATCTGTGTGAGCTATATAGGCTCATAGTGATTTCTTGTGACACAAGTAGTATAGAACCTAGAATTCATGGCATTTGGCACCGAGTATATGTTCTGATATTTTCAGATAGAATAATCTAGATATCCAGATTCATCAATCTACAACCTGGTAAATTCGACTAGTGGGCCAAAGTCAAGAATCATATTAGTTTGTCTCAGTATGGGCAATAATGCAGTTTTTGAACTCTATTAGGTTGACAAAACAACTAAATGTcttccaaactatggactgatccTTTCATTCACCAACAAGCTCTCATGGTAGGTCCCATCCCACCATAACAAGTTTGAATGTTGCAAcacctttttcatttttaattaattaacacATAAATAGATTAATATGCTCAGGTAATGGCGCAGTAATTAAAGTCAAATCTCCAATAAGTTACCATAAATTATGATTTCATCATAGTACATTTTAGTTCATGTCTTGCCCTTTATCTTTTGTTTTCTCCAGCTCTCTACAACCACCAAATACTTCTGTTTTATCTGCACTTTATTCATGCTCTTTTGACAAATGAGAAAAGTAATGATGCTTacgccccccccccccttttttttggAGGGTAATCTCGTTGAAATATATCAACACAATAATCAGCAAAATTGTTACTTTCACTAAttatttctagtttttttttttttgtgtgtgtaaaATGATTGTTTTAACCTTCTTTCAATTACCTGGACATGCTAAAAATCCGTTCTAAGAGGAAAAGGAATGACTTGATGAGTCGAACTTTGCAATAATAAGATTGAGTTACTTAACAGCTATCTGCTAGTGAGCTATAAATTAATTCTCAATAAAAACCGTTCTAAATTAAAAAAACAGAGGAACGAAAATCTTACTCTGTTGGTGGGCTAAATTTGGAAAGGAAGAATAAAGGAAGAGGTGGAATATACCTGGATAGGGGAGAGATGAGCAGCGAAGAACTGATCAGCAGTAATAAACTCATTATTAAGCTTAGGACAAATATTAGAATCAGCCAAACAAGCCCTTATCTTCCCCCAATTATCAGAACTTGTAATATGATTCCTGAGCCAGGAAGAGAAACGAGCAAGCCTGTACTCACTGTAACCCCTACCGGGTACCAAATACGCGCCGTTGGGGCGCGTGACAACAAAGGCAAGAACTAAGAGGACAAGGAGAAGGATGATAAGAATGGCCATACACACCAAGTAGACACCCAAAAGTCCCTCTTTTTTCCAGTAAGCACCGACAAAACCAACTAAAGAAACTAGCATAACGGCGAGACCCATGAAAACAACGGGCCAACGGAGCCAGTGAATGCACTCGTTGTCTGGCTTAGAAGCAAGCCACGTGCCGGCGGCGATTATGGGGATAGAACACATGAACGCCACAAAGTTCAAAAAAGCTGTAATATTGTTGCTTAGAGACATGGCTGGCCTCGAGATATTTTAGTTTCCCTCTTCTGGTGAATTGGTTGGGGAGAGTGAAAACAAGTGTTTCTAATTCTTGTTTTTGTAATTTGGAGACTCTGTAGTTTAGCTTCAAAGGAGTTCGTTAATTAAAGTGTAGTAAGAAGTGTGTGACAGTTCTGGAAGGAAATGCGGCGGAGGCCACGCGTACTTTCTACAAGTAGCAGTGACCAGAGAGCAGCGAGCGAGGACACTGATAAATTCACAAAAGTGGGAAATTTAATTTAAGCCCCCCTACAATATCATAATTACAAATATGATCATATTGTGCTCTTTCTATATCCACACACAATTGCTATACACAAGATTTTATACATATTTGTACCTTGTCGGCTAAAACAACTCAATGATAttcgggtgaaattcaaaaatagttagatttataagtggtaattgaaaaatagccatagttttaaaagtaattgaaatttagctacttttcatataaagataaatctgaacgaaaacattgttcaaattccggaaaatattccagcataatatactggaattcgaattttttacatgtgaacttccagtatattatgctggaactccagtatattatgatggaactccagtatatCTGGAACTctatcataatatactggagctccagcatatactggtccagcataatatgctgaaagttcatacacatgtgctccaatctccagtatattatgctggaactttccatgtgctggagttccagtataatatgttggaagttcatacgcaggtgcaccaatctccagtatattatgctggaacttttcgtgttgcagcaaaatagtggctatttttcaatgactttgcaaatgctggctatttttcaattacctagtccgaaaactggctagcccgtgctatttttacatgaTACTCTTAACATAGTGTGATATTATTTGCTTTGGGTCAAGCCGGTACGATTTTTCTCAAAAGGCCTTATTAAGAGATTCATACACCTTATATGGAGGTTCCTAATCTTTTCAACTACTTTGATCTCCCGAAACCCGCAACTAGCTTCTTTTCATGTGCACATCTTCAAGCTCGTAAGGGTAAGCAAACCAAGTCTTGCACCTTCATTTTGCTACCAACATACTCGTCCCGTTGAATTGGGCTCTGAAACCAGTTGTAGGGCTCAGCCAACccaaagatactcttaacatggTATGATATTATCCGTTTTAGGTCAGATCTATACACCTTTCTCCGGAAGGCTTCACGCCACTAAAAGATCATTACACCTTATATGCAGACTCTAAATCTTACCGCTATCAATGTGGGATTTATTTGCACACTCAACCGTACCGATATATTATCACAATTCAATTAGTATGTGTGTTTAAATTTAAGATTATGAGATTTTAATAACTTTACTCTTACGTCAAACTACTAATGCTTACTATACACTATTTATGCGATTTTAATGTTAGTCTATCGGATAACATCACTTCTaaaattctcaaaatttcaaGTTATTCCGCCGTTTAAATTAAAACTTGCCGTCATTTTTTTGTCAAATTAGttattaaaatttttaattatatgtaTTATATGATGCACAATTCAAATTATTGTCTTAAATACCGTAATATAATACACAATCAAGTAAAGCACGGGAAGTTAGTATTATTTAATCGATCATATTGTAAATTTTAATTCTTTCTATGAGTACAAGTCAGATGAGGATTGTGACACCATGCCTAATGCgttttcattttccttcttttaggGTTTTGTGTTCGGTTTGAAGACATCATCTACTCTTCAAAGTTTCCAAGAAATAATTTCATTTTACATTTCTATTCAAGTTATTGTACTTCTATATTTGGCGATGAGGTTTTGGAGTTTGTGTACTTGACCTGATCTgaaatatctctctctctctatatatatatgaggGATTTTACAATATGACGTGGCATTTCTTATATTGTAGGAaacctatttatcttttttctcatttttttgactttttcctttcattttaaccataatttaaaaaaattatatccaTAACTCACGCCTCTTCATTCATTGTGACTTTTCAAGTTCATAACCCCCAATTATTTAATTTGTTATAAATTACATCTTGGATTGTGACTTTTTGAATCAGTAACCCCCTATTTGTTTAATGTGTTATAACCCCCAATTATTTAATTTGTTATAATGTGTTATTTTTATTGATGAACAAATAAGTTCTCTTCCtccattattattttttggttttttttactCTCCTCTCCGATTTTCATTTTCTGTTGCTTGGGTTTTCTTTATTGAGTTGCTTGGTGCGTATGAAAAACATTACTACTAAATAGAAATTTATAGTAGAGAGTGGCGGAATCAAAAATTGCGTGtgtagaagaagaaaattgatcctACAAGCCCAATATGCCAGCAACAGTTTTATTATCTGACACTCTATCAATGTGGCTGACTTTATATTTTAAGTTTTTGGTTTTGTTAACGGAGAGGTAGTTCTCACTTTGTGATTACTTGGTTTgtagttattttgaatttttcacttCTTTAATTTTTAACATTTTGCTTATGGGTTGTaatgttttggatttttatcttcttttgtGCCGGTAGATGCACTCAAAGATAGATCTGAGACTAacaaatatgtgatttattcttATTGCCCCTTCCTCCGTATTTCtttcctctcttcttttttttccaattaaaattttgatttttatacTTATTAGCATGCTAGTTTTACTTTTTTAGATACTCATATTGTCAATGTCATTGCCTAGCTAATTGGGAAACAAACATTTATAACTAAGTGAATGTTAATGCCTTTATTTTACATatataaaaagttttttttttttctttttattctttaaatATACAAATTTATACTTGTATATTGTCtctgctttttcttttttcctttaaatTGTTACATTAAGGTATTTTTTTAATGGGAAGTACTAATTATCTGCCAATGATATTGGTAATCGTTAATGAATTGCCTCACAAAATGTAGGAGTACCggtaaataaataaacaaacgCAATAATGTGCTTGTGTGTGTTGTTGTGTCATATGGATTAATTCACTAATCTATATCAATATATAATATAAAGCTAGGCATAGATAAGGTGATGTGGCACCTCTCTATGGCCTCCATTCATATTTATCTTTTATCTCCTTTTTTTTGGACTCTTTCCCTCtcacttatttatttattaataaaataaaaaatgacagtgaaataagaaaaagagatgAGGTTTCAGGTTATTAGGAGATTTCAGTTATGGATATAAAGAGAGTGCTATTATTAGTTTATAACGTATCAATTGTGAATAACATGTGTGAGCTTCTAACGTTTCTTCCATATCTTTCACAATTAAATTACCTTAAACATCAACAAATTTATTGTGTATTATGTATGATAATAGTGAAAAACTGAAAAGACGGTATATTGTATGTATAAATTTGTACGAATTTGCTTCATATCCTTGCCATGGATATTAACGAGAAAATTAGCTATGAGATCGGTCTTCCAACAATTGAGAAGGATAGGGCTAGCTCACAAAATTGAATTTATAGAAGTCCATGCACTTCCCTTTCATGACTAAATGATCGGAGCGTACGTATCAATTTTTTATTGAAGAAGATATCAAATGAATAAGTTGAATTTACCGATCAGTATttatttttgtgagttatttTTATTAACAGGGTAAGACTACACAACAAATGATTTGAATGGGAGCAGTTAAGCATATATAGAATCATTTTTCCTCTTTGTTTCTTAATCTTTCCTACATGAGTCTATGATTTTTCTTTTACGAACTATCTTAAGGCCTTTAAATTAATTTGTTTCATGTTCTGATGATCAAAGAAATCTGACTTTTGGGACGTAGTACACAATTTgttgttatatatataaataagaaAGAATGGGCAAGATGACTTGACACTTCTCTTTGGCCAAGGATCCTATGGAgtatcttttttctctttttcttataaCAAGGAAATGTTTACCAACGTTTGTGTTTCAAAAACGTCGGTTACTATTCCACCTTTCATAAATTTAATGCTTACCAACGATTGTGTCACAAAAATGGTCATTACTTAGCTTCGACGCTTTCATATTCTGTATTTATGAGGAACAACAATAAATGCTAAAGATTCACACCCTATACTTATAAGGtccttcaacatttttcaagatcaatATTGTTAATTTGATGAATAGTATTCTCGAAAAGAGAGTGGAAACCTTTTATAATGTCCAGTAAGTTTTTTTCATTAACTTTTTAAGTAATGCCATACATCTTCatactaaaaaagaaagaaagaaaaggcgGAGAAAAGAATATTGTTGATTGTAATAATACTGTTATTTTCTTTGCAGGTGAGCCGAACTGGTTGATtgattcttattttcttttttttttctctactACAAGTTTGACCTCCCTTTGTTTTTTATTTCATGCCGTATATGACTATTTTATGAAGCCAATAATATATGATGCTTTTTTAATAACTAAGTTATATTGTATTTAATTTCCCAAGCCAATATTTCTTGAGTACTTTTTCAAGAAATGAGCAAATGTTTTTAGATTTTATGAGATTTTTTCATACTTTTAATGATTTAGAGGATGGAAAGGAGCAGTTTTAGCGTGGAGGAGTAGCTGGTTATAAAGAAGGTGTTGAAAAGtgagagaagaagaaagaaattgttaataaatattttttttgttattcaCCAAAATAGTGTAAAATGAATGGGCAGGCaaggaaaaatgaaataaagaaaaaaaagaagaaggtaaaagcaactaaaaaataaaaaataaaaaataaaaaataatagaaaagatTCATGCAATTTATTTGGGTTGATTTAGGGCTGACagatttcttttccttattttgttGAAGGAGACGTTGATATGTTTTTTTTAAGATTCTAAATAAAGAGAAATTATAGAATATGACTTTTGAAAGGTGAAGAGTAGAAGATACTTAATATATTAATTGAACAAAGAAACAACTATGTTTCTTGAAATTCATCTCTTTCtttcatgtttacttcagcaaaaatagaaaatattgtTTCACATATATAGATTATTAGACAAACCTTTTCTGATAGATAAAAAAAATCCTCAgatgatgaaaattaaaagaaaaaaagtaagaaTAAAATGTTTATAACTTAAAATCTAATCTATGTTTGAATTTGAAGATTATAAAAGCTTtatatatttttcattatttgaaCATTAGAAAAAAATTATTCATAACCACGCGAAGCGCGGATTAGTtcactaatatatatataaagttgggAATTAAAAAGATGATGTGACGCATCTCATAAGCCATGAAAGTACCTtatctttttttctcctttttttgacCTTTTTCCCTCATTTGATGTCTACAAAATATGGAGAAAATTAAATACATCCTATTTATGTCATTccttattatcattattatcatttatttcatTTACACCCATGTTTCCTCCTTTATTAAGTCATTTTCCCACTCCTTTTTccgcttctttttcttcttctttgtttttttaatCTTTTCCGTTACATATTTAGGTCTCctttatgacttttagtattcaATCATGTTTCTAATTATACAATCGTTGCAATTCTTAATTTTTGTTTTCAATTGTGTATTGAATGATataataaagaagaatgatgTGACGCATCTCATAAGCAATGAAAGTAcattatcttttttctccttctttttgaCCTTTTCCCTCATTTGATGTCTACAAAGTCTTGAGAAAATTAAATACATcctatttatttcatttcttattatcatttatttcttTTACACCCATGTTTCCTCCTTTATCAAGTCATTTTTCCACTCATTTTTTtcgcttctttttcttctccttcttttttttttttaatctttttcgTTATATGCTTAGTTCTTCTTAATGGATTTTAGTATTAATTCATGTTCTAATTATACAATCGTTACAATTCTTAATTTCTGTTTTCAATTGTGTATTGAATGATATAATAAAGAAGAATAGCAAATGGAGAGAGCACTTTGCTATGATAAGTCTAATATGCAACATGGTTGTGTGAGAATTGTGTGGGTTGTCTATCTTGGATTTTGCATCTGCTACTGCTATTATTTTCTAGAATAATTAGTTGTTTAGTTTTAGGAGGAGTCTTCtagaagattcagaattttaattatagtaagagtttagtaatttagttgtaggaggagtctactactttatttattttgctatttaaaaccctatgattaataaaattttagagaCCGTTTTTCAATCCTATTTTCAACCTTCTTCCTACTTGCATATTTTTTCTAAAATCCATAACAGTGGTATCAAAGCCTCCATTGATCTTGACAGATCTCTGAATTCGCTGAAAAACAACAAATTTCAACTACTTTTAAACCATACGCATTTTTACCCATACCGAtttttaaccaaatttttaaCAATGGCAAGCAGCGATCTCTCTTTGAATACCCCACAAACTTTCACTGGTGAAAACTATTAGATTTGGTCAGTGAAGATGAAATCTTATCTTGAAACTTATGATCTATGGGAAGTTGTAATGGAAGACAAACTTATACAACCACTTCCCACAAATTCTACCCTTGCCCAAATCAAAGCTCATTCAGATGAGAAAACCAAAATATACAAAGCCAAAACTATAATTCAAAATTCAGTTGCAAATTCAATCTTCTCTAAAATCATTGCATGTGAGACAGCAAAAGAAGCTTGGGAAACACTCAAACAGGAGTATCAAGGAAGTGAACGAGGCAGACAAAAtcagattttaaatttgaaaagagatttTGAATATCTTAGAATGCAAAATGATGAGACCATCGCTAAGTATTCTGACCGAATTTCTTTAATTGTCAATAAAATTAATTTACTTGGTGATGATTTCAAAGATGACAAGGTAGTTGAAAAAATTCTTGTGACAATTCCCGAGAGATTTGAATCCAAAATTTCCTCTCTCGAAGAGTCTAAAGATCTCTCTATCATCTCTATTGCAGAATTAATAAGTGCTCTTCAAGCACAAGAGCAAAGAAGGGCCTTCAGACAAGACAAAGTTACTGAGAGTATTTTTTATGCGaaacaccaaaaagaaaaagtcgATTATCCTTAttgcaaatattgcaaaaagaaaacacacttagaaaaattttgTTGGTGGAGACCTGATGCATTATGTGGAAATTGCAAACAAAAAGGTCATGTTACAAAAGTGTGCAAGTTCAAAGATGCTCATGCACAAGCACTAATAGCAGAAGAAGGAATTGATGATGACCTTCTTTAGACTGCAGCAACAGAAACAAGGATGAGTGTTGGATTTTGCATATGTTACTGATATTGTTTTCTAGAATAATTAGTTGTTTAGTTTTAGGAGAAGTCTGCtagaagattcagaattttaattatagtaagagtttagtaatttagttgtagGAGAAGTctactactttatttatttgacTATTTAAAACCCtatgattaataaaattttagagaCCGTTTTTCAATCCTATTTTCAATATTCTTGTTGCTTCCATATTTTTTCTAAAATCCATAACAGTGGTATCAGAGTCTCCATTAATCTTGACGGATCTCTGAATTCGCTGAAAAACAACCAATTTCAACCATTTTTAAACCACACGCATTTTTACCCATATTGATTTTTAACTAATTTTTTTACAATGGCAAGCAGCGGTCTCTCTTTGAATACCCCACAAACTTTCACTAGTGAAAACTATCAGATTTAGTCAGTGAAGATGAAATCTTATCTTAAAACTTATGATCTATGGGAAGTTGTAATGGAAGAGAAACTTATACAACCACTTCCTGCAACTCCTACCCTTGCCCAACTCAAAGCTCATTCAGATGAGAAAACCAAAATATACAAAGctaaaactatcattcaaaattCAGTTGTAGATTCAATCTTCTCTAAAATCATTGCATGCGAGACAACAAAAAAAGCTTGGAAAACACTCAAACAGGAGTATCAAGGAAGTGAACGAGGCAGACAAAAtcagattttaaatttaaaaagagaTTTTGAATCTCTTAGAATGCAAGATGATGAGACCATCGCTAAGTATTCTGACCGAATTTCTTTAATTGTCAATAAAATCAGGTTACTTGGCGAGAATTTCAAAAATGACAGGATAGTTGAAAAAATTCATGTGACAATTCCCAAGAGATTTGAATTCAAAGTTTCCTCTCTGGAAGAGTCTAAAGATCTCTTTACCATCTCTGTTACATAATTAATAAGTGTTCTTCAAGCACAAGAGCAAAGAAGGGCCTTCAGACAAGACAAAGTTACTGAGGGTATTTTTTATGCGaaacaccaaaaagaaaaagtcgATTATCCTTATTGCAAAAAGAAAACATACTTAGAAAAATTTTGTTAGTGGAGACCTGATGCATTATGTGAAAATTGCAAACAAAAAGGTCATGTTACAAAAGGGTGCAAGTTCAAAGATGCTCATGCACAAGCACTAATAGCAAAAGAAGGAATTGAGGATGACTTCTTTAGACTGCAGCAACAGAAGCAAGGAGGAGTGTTGGATTTTGCATCTGTTACTGATACTGTTTTCTAGAATAATTAGTTGTTTAGTTTTAGGAGGAGTCTGCtagaagattcagaattttaattataGTAAGAGTTTAGTAATTTAGTTATAGGAGGAGTctactactttatttatttggctatttaaatttttatgattaataaaattttagagaTCGATTTTCAATCCTATTTTTAACCTTCTTGCTGCTTGCATATTTTTTCTAAAATCCATaacattggtatcagagcctccaTTGATTTTGACGGATCTCTGAATTCGCTGAAAAACAATCATTTTCAATCACTTTTAAACCATACGCATTTTTACCCATATTGATTCTTAACCCAAATTTTTAACAATGGCAAGCAGCGGTCTCTCTTTGAATACCCCACAAACTTTCACTGGTGAAAACTATTAGATTTGGTCAGTGAAGATGAAATCTTATCTTTAAACTTATGATCTATGGGAAGTTGTAATGGAAGACAAACTTATACAACCACTTCCTGCAACTCCTACCTTTGCCCAAATCAAAGCTCATTCAGATGAGAAAACCAAAATAAACAAAGCTAAAACTATAATTCAAAATTCAGTTGTAGATTCAATCTTCTCTAAAATCATTACATGCGAGACATTAAAAGAAGCTTGGGAAACACTCAAACAGGAGTATCAAGGAAGTGAACGAGACAGACAAAAtcagattttaaatttgaaaagagatttTGAATCTCTTAGAATGCAAGATGATGAGACCATCGCTAAGTATTCTGACCGAATTTCTTTAATTGTCAATAAAATCAATTTACTTGGTGACAAAGATGACAAGATAGTTGAAAAAATTCTTGTGACAATTTCCGAGAGATTTGAATCCAAAATTTCCTCTCTCGAAGAGTCTAAAGATCTCTCTATCATCTCTATTGCAGAATTAATAAGTGCTCTTCAAGCACAAGAGCAAAGAAGGGCCTTCAGACAAGACAAAGTTACTGAGGGTATTTTTTATGCGaaacaccaaaaagaaaaagtcgATTATCCTTATTGCAAAAAGAAaacacacttagaaaatttttgtTGGTGGGAGACCTGATGCATTATGTGAAAATTGCAAATAAAAAGGTCATGTTACAAAAGTGTGCAAGTTCAAAGATGCTCATGCACAAGCACTAATAGCAGAAGAAGGAATTGAGGATGACCTTCTTTAGACTGCAACAACAGAAGCAAGGAGGAGTGTTGGATTTTGCATCTGCTACTGCTATTGTTTTCTAGAATAATTAGTTGTTTAGTTTTAGGAGGAGTCTGCtagaagattcagaattttaattatagtaagagtttagtaatttagttgtagGAGGATTctactactttatttatttggcTATTTAAAGTCCtatgattaataaaattttag
Proteins encoded in this window:
- the LOC142168018 gene encoding uncharacterized protein LOC142168018, whose amino-acid sequence is MKSYLETYDLWEVVMEDKLIQPLPTNSTLAQIKAHSDEKTKIYKAKTIIQNSVANSIFSKIIACETAKEAWETLKQEYQGSERGRQNQILNLKRDFEYLRMQNDETIAKYSDRISLIVNKINLLGDDFKDDKVVEKILVTIPERFESKISSLEESKDLSIISIAELISALQAQEQRRAFRQDKVTESIFYAKHQKEKVDYPYCKYCKKKTHLEKFCWWRPDALCGNCKQKGHVTKVCKFKDAHAQALIAEEGIDDDLL
- the LOC107805103 gene encoding tetraspanin-2, producing the protein MSLSNNITAFLNFVAFMCSIPIIAAGTWLASKPDNECIHWLRWPVVFMGLAVMLVSLVGFVGAYWKKEGLLGVYLVCMAILIILLLVLLVLAFVVTRPNGAYLVPGRGYSEYRLARFSSWLRNHITSSDNWGKIRACLADSNICPKLNNEFITADQFFAAHLSPIQSGCCKPPTICGYQYMNPTVWNNPTNTIADPDCSIWNNDPNQLCYNCDACKAGLLGNIRKEWRKVNVILIITVVVLIWVYLIACCAFRNAQTEQLFRRYKQGWA